In Nymphaea colorata isolate Beijing-Zhang1983 chromosome 10, ASM883128v2, whole genome shotgun sequence, the genomic stretch AGAGATAATTTGACCAAAATTTCCGCTCATTTTCTCATCTCAGCTATCGATCTTGATCTCTTATTATGGCAATGTAATGCCAGTTAAAAGAGGTGGATAGTCGtgatgaaaatgaatatgataTATCTAATTACCCATCAGGCGTTTGACTGCCCTTCATCTAAGACTTTTTAGGATTTGAGAACTGTAGTTTTAAGATCAGACACTCCCATTTGCGATCTTAAATACGACTTCTTCTCAATGCAAAAAGGTAAAATACAAATTTCAGATATGAACCTAAGGTCCTTAGTTTGACGAATCATGAATATTATGAGTGGAATTTTTACTGCATCAGCACAAACATGTCACATTAGATCTATATCAGAAAGCATTAGATATTAGATCTATACTAAGATCCTTAGTATGACCCCTCGAAGAACACAACTCATTGGCAGCAGAAACATTCCGGTAACATAACTTTGTTAACTTATTTTGCTGCTTCTTAAAAGAACTCAGAGAAGCAAAAGAAACGCGTCTTAAAGGATGGTAAACAAGAACGGAAGCAGAGTCTGTGAAAAAGCAGACAAGCAGACCATATTATCCTAATACAAGCTGACCATTTCAGAACACAATTGAGCATTGTCATGTAACAAACAATAAAGGGAAGAGGTACAAATACTGAGCTATATTAGCAGTAGGCCGCATTATTGGTTATAGGCGGAGGTGGCATATGGAGGAAAAAGACAGCAGAAGGGCGTCTGTTTTATTTCCTCCTCCAGCTGAATTCACGGTAGTATACATTAATGCAACAGCGAAAAGGTCCACTGGAAAAGGCTTGTGAGGCAAATTAAGCCATAAACAGGGCCACCAAGGCCCGTTGCAGCTCCTCTGTAACTCCCCTTACTTGTTGGCTGCACAAACTGGAAACTTGAAGCTTCAAAATTTCCTTCCCCGTAGCAAATGGAAACGAGTATGTTCGTCTAATTTCCAATATAACTAGTAGaagaaaaacatatataataccAAGAATCCAAGATTACCGCCCTTTAGGATTCATGATCTGGGAGAAAACTGCACTTGGGTGCATCTGCTCTGAACCCATGCTGGTGGAGCTCCCACCTTCGAAGCTTGTGCTGCTGTTAAGAGTATCAGGAGTCGGCCAATTAATGGCGTCATCAGATCGCTTCCCCTTGGCAGAAAGCGGTGCCTCCTGATCATCCAAGTCGCCAACAAAACCAACGACCACACCCTTCTCGTCTGCCTCCTCTGCGCTGCTCTGCAAGCTGAGAGCAAACTCTAAGTTCCAGAGCACATTGGTCATGGCGGGACGATCTGCTCCTTCGTCAGCCAAGCACTTCTCTGCTGTCTCAGCAAACTTGCGCAGGCTCTCCGCTGCGATCTTCCCACTTAGAAAGGGATCAACGATCTGTTCTATCACGCCTTTTCTCATGCAGCGGAGCGCCCATTCCGCCAGGCAGACCTCCATGGTGGGGCGCGACCTGTCGAGCGCAGGGCGAGCTGAGAGAACCTCAAACAGAACCACCCCGAAAGAATAGACGTCAGATTTCTCGGTGAGCCGCTGCAGGCGGTGGTACTCAGGGTCGAGATACCCGAAGGTGCCCTTCACACCTGTGCTCACATGGGAACGATCCATCTCCGAGCCCATCTTCGAGAGGCCAAAATCAGAGATCTTTGCCACCCAATTGCCGTCGAGGAGAATGTTGGCGGACTTCACGTCTCTGTGTATAAGGGTGTGCTTGGCTCCGGTGTGGAGATGGTGCAGCCCCTTGGCCGCACCGATGCAGATCTCGAGCCTTTGTCTCCAAGACAACGGTGAGGCTTTTCTGCCGTAGAGGTGCTCACGCAGATTGCCACGAGCCATGTACTCGTAAACCAAAATCATCTCCGAGCTGTCCTCGCAGTAGCCGATCAGGGGGACCAGGTGGCGGTGGCGGAGCTTCGAGAGCATCTCGATTTCGTTGTGGAATTCTTGAGCGCCTTGCTGCGAGAGCTCGCTCCCTCTTTTTACGGCGACTTCATTGCCACCATCAATAACGCCCTTGTAGACCTTACCGAAACCGCCGGCCCCAAGAAGGAGAGACTCGCTGAAGTTGTCGGTGGCCTCAACGATCTCTGAGAACCTGAAGTGCCGGCAATAACCACTAGAGGCGTTGCTTAGAGCGCCCAGGCTCTTCTCTGCTGAAGATGCAGTCGATTTCCCGTTTTCCCCTTGTGCATAAGGAGATAGCAGGACCCACGTCGACCCACTACCACCactccctttttccttcttcttcctctggcACCCGCACAACAGGCAGCAGATGCAAGCGCCGACAACAAGCGCGGCAGCTATGCCGCCCACGGCGCCTGCAATCTCGTGGCTGTGACCAGCACCACCATGACGACCAATGGGAGAACTATTCTCCGGTGCAGGCGCTGGCGGCAGGAGGTCAGGATTTGGTCCGGCAAGGTTACCAGATGAGTCATTGACCTTGAACACTTCAAGCCCATTAAGGATTGCATCTCCGTAATACGGTTGAACATCAACGTCTGGATGGAGCTCAATCCTCACATCGCTTTGCTTGCCACTCGACCGAGGCTGTATTACCATGTAATCTCTATACACTGCCACGCCAGTATAAATATCAGCTTGGACATTTTTCTTCGCACTGAAAATCACATCGAATCCATGATCCGCAGTCATATCATTCACGTACACATTGAATACCCTTTGGTTCTCTTGAAACACCTCAGACTGAATCTCACAAAAATGAAGTCTAATCAAGTAGCGGAATCCATTATCGACAGTAATAGACCAAGTGAGGTTGTAGTTTTGGTTGACAGAGGCATTAGGACCCATAGACCGAGCAGTGCCATACACGTCTCGTGGAGCAATATACTCCGGGACAGCCTTTGAGTACTGGATACTGACGTTGGGATCACGGGAGTAGGTAACTCCCAAACCAGCAGCGAAGATGTATGAAAGGTCATCGTACCAGGTTCGAGAGAGGGCAGAATCAGAGGTGGGGGAGACGTAAGCCCCTCCTACGTTTAACCGAACGATAGTTTGCAGAGCATCAGAATCACGTATGGGGTATATTTGGGTGGTTGGAACAGTGGATGCACCTAAAGGGAACAATTCCTTCTTCGAAGACACAATCTCTATTCCATTGATAAAGGCGAACGAATCGGAGGTGTTTGGTGAGGGAGTAAATGTGAGGGTGAGGTAGCCAGAGGAGGAGACAGTGATGAAGAACTCACGTAAGATGTAGTTTTGTGAGAGGGCTGAAGCGGTGATGGCGGGGCTGAAGTTGCTGAGCAGAGTGTAACGCCCAGTTGTGACAGAAAAGAAGGCATTCTTAGTGTCTCGGTCATTGTAGACAGCAGGGAAGAAGTGGAGCCGAACAAAATGACGACCTTCAGGAAGTGCAGTGAAGTTGTaagaagaagcagaagtgaAGATGCGAGCTGTTTTGTAGGGAACAACAGAAGGGAGTTCAGTGCTAGAAGTTTGGGCAGCAAAAGAAGATTGTAAATTTGAGAGACCAAAGTGGGTGGTGGAGTCATTGGTCCATGGACGTTTATCGTTGTCAACATCGTTAGAGGAAGCGCCACAGTTGAGAAGGATACTCGCGGGTTTGAAGAAAGGTGTGGAGCtgacaaatgaagaaaaaagcatcaaatgGAAGACAGGTAGCAGAAGCAGAGGCAGCCAGCAAGTTGATTCCTTCATCTCCCTGAGGCACCTGAAGcccaacaaaaacacaaaatctacTTTACCATGCACATGTAAATGAATTTCTAAGTATCTCAGAGAAATATGCAGGGAGAAGACTGTTCCAGACAAAATTTGCAACTTTCCGAGAACCCCAAACATTTTTTGAGACTAGAAATATTGGCTTGAATATTTAACCCGGTCGAAAGTAGGGAGAAGGAAATGACCTCTGTTTTCATTAAAGCAATTTGATTAGCGATTGAAGAGGTGACAGGAGCACCTGCAATCAAATTTACTGAAACCACAAATGCAAAGCAACGattgaaattctaaaaaaaaatcagaaaatagaaaagaaataaaatttgtatAATCCGACTTTTGATATTCCGCCGGAAAAAACGCAGATAGAGCTACTGCACGCGAGAGCTCGCTCCTGGGAAACTCGTCTAACGACTTGGATTTTACAGGATGACGCCAAAAATTTACAGAATAACTCTCCAGTTGCCCGAGAGAAACAAAGACGGGCAATAAGTGCCAACATGATGCTGGAGGGGAAGGACGTCGGATTCCAACACTCCAccaacatagagagagagagagagagagagagagagagagagagagagagagagagagagagtagttaCCGGTACAGACAACAAATTGGTCCCAAACGAGTTAGGTTCCAGCCGGAAGCTTTATCCAGCTAAAGGAAGAACGGGATTAGAGGAGATGGAGCTCTGGGGATGGGCGATACTTTTTTGGTAAATATAGcgtgggagggaggaggaacACTCAGGAGTCCACCAGGAGAGGATGGGCATTCCGGTCGTCTTCCGGAAGCGACGACCATGCATCCATCTCCCCCACTCGTCATACCCAaagtgttttctctctcttccaaaaTTCCAAAATGGAGACAGAAAAGGCTGCATCAGAAAGCAATGATAATGGCGATCCGATGCGACGTGCACTGGAGACAGCCATCGACCTTCTTCCTGTCTCAGGCATCAATTTCTGATCCCCCGAAGAAGAGTATTTCAGTCGACCTGGTTATGAATTGATTCCTTTTACCGGCCGATGTGGGCTTCATGTTTCATACgcttattatttttcaaaatatcttatACTTTCTTTTTACCTTATAATTATTTTCATAGGTTGTTTATCTATTTTTCAGACAAAATATACATAAGGTTTCTTGCTTATTCCCTTGATTGCCAGAATCATTATATTGCTTGACCAATTCGATTGTATTTCCAATTTTTCCAACAAGGGCTTTGAATTTTAACTCTCAATTTAGGCTGATGGTACTTTTAATCTGTAGCAACTAGTATTTGGGCggtttttaaataatttttgatttatcaaatatatacatattcatgTGTGATAATATAATATACTTTTAAGATCATAACAACTCCAACTGTTGTTACTATTATTTTTTCTAATCAAATATTTACACTGCAACACCGaacattaaataaaaa encodes the following:
- the LOC116261816 gene encoding receptor-like protein kinase FERONIA isoform X2 codes for the protein MKESTCWLPLLLLPVFHLMLFSSFVSSTPFFKPASILLNCGASSNDVDNDKRPWTNDSTTHFGLSNLQSSFAAQTSSTELPSVVPYKTARIFTSASSYNFTALPEGRHFVRLHFFPAVYNDRDTKNAFFSVTTGRYTLLSNFSPAITASALSQNYILREFFITVSSSGYLTLTFTPSPNTSDSFAFINGIEIVSSKKELFPLGASTVPTTQIYPIRDSDALQTIVRLNVGGAYVSPTSDSALSRTWYDDLSYIFAAGLGVTYSRDPNVSIQYSKAVPEYIAPRDVYGTARSMGPNASVNQNYNLTWSITVDNGFRYLIRLHFCEIQSEVFQENQRVFNVYVNDMTADHGFDVIFSAKKNVQADIYTGVAVYRDYMVIQPRSSGKQSDVRIELHPDVDVQPYYGDAILNGLEVFKVNDSSGNLAGPNPDLLPPAPAPENSSPIGRHGGAGHSHEIAGAVGGIAAALVVGACICCLLCGCQRKKKEKGSGGSGSTWVLLSPYAQGENGKSTASSAEKSLGALSNASSGYCRHFRFSEIVEATDNFSESLLLGAGGFGKVYKGVIDGGNEVAVKRGSELSQQGAQEFHNEIEMLSKLRHRHLVPLIGYCEDSSEMILVYEYMARGNLREHLYGRKASPLSWRQRLEICIGAAKGLHHLHTGAKHTLIHRDVKSANILLDGNWVAKISDFGLSKMGSEMDRSHVSTGVKGTFGYLDPEYHRLQRLTEKSDVYSFGVVLFEVLSARPALDRSRPTMEVCLAEWALRCMRKGVIEQIVDPFLSGKIAAESLRKFAETAEKCLADEGADRPAMTNVLWNLEFALSLQSSAEEADEKGVVVGFVGDLDDQEAPLSAKGKRSDDAINWPTPDTLNSSTSFEGGSSTSMGSEQMHPSAVFSQIMNPKGR
- the LOC116261816 gene encoding receptor-like protein kinase FERONIA isoform X3, producing the protein MKESTCWLPLLLLSIFHLLLFSSLVSSTPSFKPVSILLNCGSSSDDVDADKRRWTNDSTTHFGPSNLQSSFTAQTSSAELPSVVPYQTARIFTSASSYNFTALPEGRHFVRLHFLSAVYNDRDPKNAFFSVTTGPYTLLSNFSPAITALANSQAYIMREFFVIVSSSGYLTLTFTPSPNTSDSFAFINGIEIVSSPELFPSGASTVPTTQIYPIRDSDALQTIVRLNVGGAYVSPTSDSALSRTWYDDLSYIFAAGLGVTYSRDPNVSIQYSKAVPEYIAPRDVYGTARSMGPNASVNQNYNLTWSITVDNGFRYLIRLHFCEIQSEVFQENQRVFNVYVNDMTADHGFDVIFSAKKNVQADIYTGVAVYRDYMVIQPRSSGKQSDVRIELHPDVDVQPYYGDAILNGLEVFKVNDSSGNLAGPNPDLLPPAPAPENSSPIGRHGGAGHSHEIAGAVGGIAAALVVGACICCLLCGCQRKKKEKGSGGSGSTWVLLSPYAQGENGKSTASSAEKSLGALSNASSGYCRHFRFSEIVEATDNFSESLLLGAGGFGKVYKGVIDGGNEVAVKRGSELSQQGAQEFHNEIEMLSKLRHRHLVPLIGYCEDSSEMILVYEYMARGNLREHLYGRKASPLSWRQRLEICIGAAKGLHHLHTGAKHTLIHRDVKSANILLDGNWVAKISDFGLSKMGSEMDRSHVSTGVKGTFGYLDPEYHRLQRLTEKSDVYSFGVVLFEVLSARPALDRSRPTMEVCLAEWALRCMRKGVIEQIVDPFLSGKIAAESLRKFAETAEKCLADEGADRPAMTNVLWNLEFALSLQSSAEEADEKGVVVGFVGDLDDQEAPLSAKGKRSDDAINWPTPDTLNSSTSFEGGSSTSMGSEQMHPSAVFSQIMNPKGR